The following DNA comes from Cellulophaga sp. HaHa_2_95.
CGTAGGACTTTATTTTGCGATTACAGGACAATTAGAACCCGTTATTGCCGCCATATTAATGCCGTTAAGTTCTATTAGTATTGTAGCCTTTACAACTATTGCCACCAATATATTAGGCAAAAAATTAAAATAAATAGTAAAACCTGATAAATGTCATTTTATAGGCCTTATCAACCCCGTAGTTTTACACCCGAATTCAGGTAGGTATGAGTGTCATTTACATTTTATTAGCAATTAGCATCTTGGTCGCTATTGTCTTTTTTATTGCATTTATCGTCTCGGTAAAGAGTGGTCAATATGACGATTCCTACACCCCTTCGGTACGTATGCTTTTTGAAGATGAACTAGTTAAAAAAGCACCCAGAGAATCCAAAGAATCGATCCAACTAAATAAAAGTTTAAACAATTAATTATGGAATTACAGCAGTTTTATTACGACAACAAAGTCGTTAAAAAATTCCTCTACGCAACCATGTTCTGGGGAATTGTAGGTATGTCAGTAGGGCTACTTTTGGCCTTTATGTTTATTTTCCCCAATGTAACTGATGGTATTTCATGGTTAAGTTTTGGTCGTTTAAGACCATTACATACCAATGCTGTTATTTTCGCATTCGTTGGAAATGCCATTTTTGCGGGGGTCTACTACTCTACTCAACGCTTACTAAAAGCACGTATGTACAGTGACTTTTTAAGTAATTTTAATTTCTGGGGATGGCAATTAATTATTGTAGCTGCAGCCATAACATTACCATTAGGTTATAGTTCTTCAAAAGAATATGCGGAATTAGAATGGCCAATAGATATTGCCATTGCGGTAGTATGGGTTGCTTTTGGTGCCAATCTTATTGGAACCATGATTAAAAGAAGACAGCGCCACTTGTATGTTGCTATCTGGTTTTATTTAGCCACTTTCGTAACTGTAGCGGTACTTCATATTTTTAATAGTTTGGCCTTACCTGTAAGTGCTTTTAAAAGTTATTCAGCTTATGCAGGGGTACAAGATGCATTAGTACAATGGTGGTACGGTCATAATGCTGTAGCATTTTTCTTAACAACACCCTTTTTAGGATTAATGTATTACTTTGTTCCTAAAGCCGCCAACAGACCTGTCTACTCTTACAAACTGTCTATAGTTCACTTCTGGTCTTTAATCTTTATTTATATCTGGGCAGGACCACACCATTTACTATATACAGCACTACCAGAATGGGCACAAAATTTAGGCGTAGCATTCTCTATAATGCTTCTGGCACCATCCTGGGGTGGTATGATCAACGGTCTATTAACGTTAAGAGGAGCTTGGGATAAAGTTAGAACAGATCCTACTCTTAAATTCATGGTAGTTGCAATTACAGGGTATGGTATGGCAACGTTTGAAGGCCCAATGCTTTCTCTTAAGAATGTGAATGCCATTGCCCACTTTAGTGATTGGATTATTGCGCACGTACACGTTGGTGCATTAGCGTGGAACGGATTCTTAACTTTTGGTATGATCTATTGGTTAGTTCCAAAAATGTTCAAAACTAGATTAGCGTCTATTGGTCTAGCCAATTTTCACTTCTGGATTGGTACTTTAGGGATTATTCTTTACACCTTACCAATGTACGTAGCTGGGTTTACACAAGCCTTGATGTGGAAAGATTTTAACCCGAACGGAACGCTAGTGTACGGTAACTTCTTAGAAACAGTAACAGAGATTATGCCTATGTATTGGATGCGTGCCATTGGTGGTACCATGTATATTATTGGTGCATGTGTTATGATATACAATGTGGTACTTACTATTAAAGCAGGTACTAATGTTGAAGATGAATTAGCTGAAGCTGCTGCATTAACCAAAGTATCTAAAAGAAGAACAGCTGGAGAAGGTTTCCATACCTGGTTAGAACGTAAGCCTGTACAATTAACCATCTTGGCAACTGTAGCTATCTTAATAGGAGGTGTAGTACAAATTGTACCAACCATTTTAGTAAAGTCTAATATCCCAACAATAACGAGTGTAAAACCATATACCCCGTTAGAGTTAGAAGGCCGTGATTTATACATCAGAGAAGGCTGCGTTGGTTGTCACTCACAAATGGTAAGACCTTTTAGAAGTGAGGTAGAACGTTATGGAGAATATGCCAAAGCGGGAGAGTTTGTATATGATCACCCATTCTTATGGGGAAGTAAACGTACGGGTCCAGATTTATTACGTGTAGGAGGTAAGTATTCAGACAACTGGCACTTAAACCATATGTATGATCCACAAAGTACCTCTTCAGGATCCATTATGCCATCTTACTCATGGTTGATTAGAGACAAACATGACCGTAGCGATATTCAAGATAAGATGGAAGTGATGGTCACCCTGGGGGTTCCTTATACTGAAGATGATATCGCAAATGCCAATAAGAATATGGACGAGCAAGCAAGTAAAATAGAGAAGAATTTATATGCTGATCCTGATTTTGCGAAAACATATGAAGCAGATAAGAAATATGCGCAAGAAAATGGTCAAGAATTTATCGAAATGAAAGACCGTGAGATTGTTTCCCTTATTGCTTATTTACAGCGCTTAGGTACCGATATAAAAATTAAAGAAACAGGCGAGTTAATCCCTGACTCAAAATAATAAAATTGACGATTAAGAGGTAAGTAGTTTGCATTCATTACCTCTTAATTTTCTCCTAAACTATAAGAAATCATGTTCAAATTCGTAAAAGGCTACATGGAAACTATTGATGGCGTAGCTATCTACCCTATCATCTCATTATTAATCTTCTTCATCTTTTTTGTAGTGCTTTTTGCGTGGGTTTTTACCGCCTCAAAAGAGTACATAAGTGAAGTGAGTGAATTACCATTAGAAAAAGACAACCAATAAAACTACGTATTATGAAAAATAAATCACTTTGGTGGATAAGAGTCCCGGCACTATTCTTCCTCATCTTCGGATTGATGGAATATTTTATAGACTCTGGAAAACAACCTGCAATAATAGCGTACCCAATTACCCAATTCTTCATGGTATTGGTACTTATTATTCTTATTGCCATAGAGCTTATCTTAAGCTCTATTGAAAATGTGATGTTCCAAACGCTTTCAGAAGAAGCAAAAGAACGTTACTTGGTTTCTAAAGCAGAGAAGTGGGAATGGAAATGGGGTAAAGAAACGTACAAAAAAATGTTAGGCTCCAAACCTATGGAGGCCGAAACTGAAATTATATTAGATCATAATTATGATGGCATTAGAGAACTAGACAACAAGTTACCGCCATGGTGGGTGTATCTTTTTTATGCAAGTATTGTCTTCGCAATTGTGTATCTGTTACGCTTTCATGTCTTTAATGATTACACACAGATCACAGAATATGAGCAAGAAGTTGCTACTGCTAAATTAGAAATAGAGGAATATAAAAAAACAGCTAAAGATTTAGTTGATGAAAATTCTGTAGAGTTATTAGCGGAAGCTTCTGATCTTTCTGCTGGTAAAAAAATATTTGAATCAAACTGTGTCGCTTGTCATATGGCAGATGGTGGCGGTGGTATTGGCCCTAACCTAACCGATCAAAATTGGATTTTAGGTGGCGGTATTAAAAATGTTTTTCATACCATATCTGAAGGCGGTAGAGACGGTAAAGGTATGATTGCCTGGAAACAAACACTAAAACCATTAGAAATAGCACAGGTTGCTAGTTATGTTTTAACTGAAATAAATGGGAAGACACCCGCTAATCCAAAAGCTGCAGAAGGTGATATTTGGATTGACCCTAATGCTTCTGAACCTGCTCCAGCCACTGAAATACAAGAGCAAGTCACAGACTCAACCAGCGTAGTAATGAATTAAATAATTGATTAAACGCTTTAAATAAAATAGAGATGGCTCAAGACAGTGATAATTTCAGAGATTCTATAGGTACCATTAATGAAGAGGGTAAGAGAGCTTGGGTTTTTCCAAAAAAACCAAGCGGTAAATTATACCAGTACCGTAAATATGTAAGTTATTTTCTTTTAGCATTTTTAGTTGCTTCACCGTTTGTGAAAATAAACGGAAATCAATTTTTAATGTTTAATGTTTTAGAAAGACGCTTTAATATTTTTGGATTTCCGTTTTGGCCGCAAGATTTTCACCTTTTTGTAATCTCTATGATTATTGGCGTCATCTTTATTGCTTTATTCACCGTTGCTTTTGGTCGTATTTTTTGTGGATGGATGTGTCCGCAAACCATTTTCTTAGAAATGGTTTTCCGTAGAATTGAATTTTGGATTGATGGAGATCGTGGGGCACAAATTAAATTAGATCGCCAAGAATGGAACGCTGAGAAAATAAAAAAACGGGTGTTAAAATGGATTATATTTTTTGTTATATCGTTCTTAATTGCCAATGTATTTTTAGCTTATTTAATTGGAAGCGACCGGCTGATACAATATGTAACGGATGGTCCCGGGCAACACATAAGTACCATGATTTCTTTATTGATTTTCACGGCTGTATTTTATTTTATTTTCGCTTGGTTTAGAGAGCAAGTCTGTATTATTGCTTGTCCGTATGGTAGAATGCAAGGGGTTTTATTAGACAATAAATCTATTGTAGTCGCTTATGATCACAAACGTGGTGAAAGTGAAAATGGACGTAAAAAATGGCGTAAGAATGAAGATCGTGAAGCCTTAGGAAATGGGGATTGTATTGACTGTTTTCAATGCGTAAATGTTTGCCCTACCGGGATCGATATTCGTAATGGTACGCAATTAGAATGTGTTAACTGTACCGCCTGTATTGATGAATGTGATACCATTATGGAAAAGGTAAATCTTCCAAAAGGGTTAATACGTTATGCTAGTGAAGATGAGATTGTTAAAAAAGAAAAGTTCAAGTTTACTCCTAGACTAAAAGGATATACGGCCATTTTAGTGATCCTTACTGGAGTTTTAATTGGGATGTTATTTTTAAGAAACGACATAGAAGCAAATATCCTTAGGTTACCAGGGCAACTGTATGAACACAAAGAGGGAAATATCATTAGTAACGTGTATACCTATAAGTTACTAAACAAAACGAATGAAGATATTGATGATGTTCATTTTGAGCTTATTTCTCACAAGGGAACTATTAAGTTAGTGCGTCAAGAAGACTTTATCGTTCCTGCACAAAATTTAGCAGAAGGAACATTATTTATAGAAATTAATAATAGTGCCATTAAAAGTGATAAAGAAAGAATAAAAATTGCTGTATACAGTGGTGATGATCTGATTGAAACTACAACGACAGCATTTTTAGCTCCAAGGAGCTACAAGTAAGATGGTTGATAGTAATTACAAAAATTTGAAACAGAAAAGTTACTAGTACCGTTAACAAAATCAACTTTTAGAAAGGCATCCTTTTAAAAAATGTAATATCAGTTCGAGTGTTTTTAATACCGGTAACCAATCATAAATGGCATCAAGAGCTGGCAGTAAAAACAGAATTCTAACTAAAGACTAAGGAATACTTAACGCAAATAAAAAATATCATGAAAATTAATTGGGGAACAGGTGTTGTTATTGCTTTTGTTTGCTTCATAAGCTTTATATTATTTTTTGTCATTCGTATGAACATGGATGATAAAGCAAATCATGATTTGGTTACTGAAGAATACTACCAAGAAGAAATTGGCTATCAGAAAGAAATAGATGCGGTTAAAAACGCAAACCATAATTCAAAAAAAATAAGCCTACAGAAAACTACTGAAGGTCTAGAAATAAGCTTTCCTGAAAATTTAAATAACAAAGAAATTAAAGGTACAGTGTCCCTTTACAGACCCTCTAATAAACACCTGGATTTTGACTTTCCAATAAGTCTATCCGACTCACATTTGCTCGTACCTGACAAACGTTTATTGGAAGGTCGCTGGGACATTAAAATTTCTTGGAAATATCAAAATGAAGAGTATCTTCACAAAGAAAAAATAACCTACTAAATGTTTATATCAGCAATCATATTAGGCCTTATGGGTAGTTTTCACTGCGTAGGTATGTGCGGACCCATTGCTTTTATGCTTCCTGTTGATAGAACAAATACTTTTAAAAAATTCTCGCAAATATTCATCTATCACATAGGACGATTAGTAGCTTATGGAACATTAGGATTAGTTTTTGGTTTACTAGGCAAAGGTTTATTTGTCTTTGGCATGCAACAAAAGTTATCTATTGCTATCGGTATTATCATGATTACGATAGTGCTGTTACCGCATAAATTCATTAGCAAATACAACGTTTCCAAACCCGTATATCGTATTATTGGAAAGGTGAAGAATCGTTTAGGCAAAGAACTAAAGAAAAAAACAGCAGATACTTTTATTACTATTGGATTTTTAAACGGGTTTCTTCCTTGTGGATTGGTTTATATGGGACTCTTTGGAGCTATTGCTATGGGTAGCCCTTTAGAAGGCGCCTTATATATGGTTTTATTTGGTGCAGGCACTATCCCTTTGATGACCACGGCCATTTACTTTAGTACTCTTTTAAAAGGTACAGCAAAACAACGCATCCAAAAATTAATTCCTGTTTTTGTAGTCCTCATTGGTGCTTTATTTATCTTGAGAGGATTAGGTCTTGGTATTCCTTATGTATCACCAAAGCCAGTAACAGAAGTAGTATCTTCCACAATGGAGTGCCACAACTAAATACGCACGTTAAAAATATACCAAAAAATGCAACAGAAAGAATTAGAAAATAGGGCTGATGTAAGTATATTGGTACGCAGTTTTTACGCAAAAGTAAGAGTAGACAAAATACTTGGCCCCATATTTAATGGCATAATTACAGATTGGGAAGGCCATTTAGAGCTTTTAACAGATTTCTGGGAGACACAGTTCTTTTTAAAACGAAAGTATCATGGTAACCCAATAAAGGCACATAATGAGGTGGATAAAAAAATGAATCATGGCGTTACGCCAGAGCATTTTGGCTTATGGCTTAACCTTTGGTTCGAAACTATTGACGAATTATTTACAGGAGACACTGCTTTTATTGCCAAAAATAGAGCACGCCAAATGAACAGTATGCTGTACATGAAAATGTTTGAAAATAGGCCTAAATAAAAAAGGAGCACTATGCAAAGTGCTCCTTTTTAAGTTTGACAAACAAATCAACTTAATTAAATTTTAAATGTTACCACTGGTATTGTTGAGTGGTTTGCAACATCTTCTCCTATACTTCCCATGAAGAAGTGAGATATCCCTTTTCTACCGTGAGTAGGTATCCCTATAATATCTATGCCCTGAGATTCTGCATAATTAATCACACCCATTTCTACAGTGTAATCATTATATATTTTTACATCAATAAAGTCTGGACCTACAAGACTGGAGAACTTATCTATTTTAGCCGTAATATCTTCCGTACTCAAAAAGTTATCTCCAGGCGTATTGATATATACAATATGAAGCGTTACAGAAAACTGTTCTGCTATATATTTTGCACGTTGGTAAGCATTAATATTTTCTTCTTTTAGATCGCAGGCAAACACCATCGTTTTAGGTGTAAAATCATCTAATCTATGTTTTACAACGAGCACAGGAACTTCCGAATTACGAACAACCTTTTCAGTATTGGATCCTACAAAGATTTCCATGATA
Coding sequences within:
- the ccoS gene encoding cbb3-type cytochrome oxidase assembly protein CcoS, which codes for MSVIYILLAISILVAIVFFIAFIVSVKSGQYDDSYTPSVRMLFEDELVKKAPRESKESIQLNKSLNN
- the ccoN gene encoding cytochrome-c oxidase, cbb3-type subunit I, with the protein product MELQQFYYDNKVVKKFLYATMFWGIVGMSVGLLLAFMFIFPNVTDGISWLSFGRLRPLHTNAVIFAFVGNAIFAGVYYSTQRLLKARMYSDFLSNFNFWGWQLIIVAAAITLPLGYSSSKEYAELEWPIDIAIAVVWVAFGANLIGTMIKRRQRHLYVAIWFYLATFVTVAVLHIFNSLALPVSAFKSYSAYAGVQDALVQWWYGHNAVAFFLTTPFLGLMYYFVPKAANRPVYSYKLSIVHFWSLIFIYIWAGPHHLLYTALPEWAQNLGVAFSIMLLAPSWGGMINGLLTLRGAWDKVRTDPTLKFMVVAITGYGMATFEGPMLSLKNVNAIAHFSDWIIAHVHVGALAWNGFLTFGMIYWLVPKMFKTRLASIGLANFHFWIGTLGIILYTLPMYVAGFTQALMWKDFNPNGTLVYGNFLETVTEIMPMYWMRAIGGTMYIIGACVMIYNVVLTIKAGTNVEDELAEAAALTKVSKRRTAGEGFHTWLERKPVQLTILATVAILIGGVVQIVPTILVKSNIPTITSVKPYTPLELEGRDLYIREGCVGCHSQMVRPFRSEVERYGEYAKAGEFVYDHPFLWGSKRTGPDLLRVGGKYSDNWHLNHMYDPQSTSSGSIMPSYSWLIRDKHDRSDIQDKMEVMVTLGVPYTEDDIANANKNMDEQASKIEKNLYADPDFAKTYEADKKYAQENGQEFIEMKDREIVSLIAYLQRLGTDIKIKETGELIPDSK
- a CDS encoding cytochrome c oxidase subunit IV, which encodes MFKFVKGYMETIDGVAIYPIISLLIFFIFFVVLFAWVFTASKEYISEVSELPLEKDNQ
- a CDS encoding cbb3-type cytochrome c oxidase N-terminal domain-containing protein — translated: MKNKSLWWIRVPALFFLIFGLMEYFIDSGKQPAIIAYPITQFFMVLVLIILIAIELILSSIENVMFQTLSEEAKERYLVSKAEKWEWKWGKETYKKMLGSKPMEAETEIILDHNYDGIRELDNKLPPWWVYLFYASIVFAIVYLLRFHVFNDYTQITEYEQEVATAKLEIEEYKKTAKDLVDENSVELLAEASDLSAGKKIFESNCVACHMADGGGGIGPNLTDQNWILGGGIKNVFHTISEGGRDGKGMIAWKQTLKPLEIAQVASYVLTEINGKTPANPKAAEGDIWIDPNASEPAPATEIQEQVTDSTSVVMN
- the ccoG gene encoding cytochrome c oxidase accessory protein CcoG, which produces MAQDSDNFRDSIGTINEEGKRAWVFPKKPSGKLYQYRKYVSYFLLAFLVASPFVKINGNQFLMFNVLERRFNIFGFPFWPQDFHLFVISMIIGVIFIALFTVAFGRIFCGWMCPQTIFLEMVFRRIEFWIDGDRGAQIKLDRQEWNAEKIKKRVLKWIIFFVISFLIANVFLAYLIGSDRLIQYVTDGPGQHISTMISLLIFTAVFYFIFAWFREQVCIIACPYGRMQGVLLDNKSIVVAYDHKRGESENGRKKWRKNEDREALGNGDCIDCFQCVNVCPTGIDIRNGTQLECVNCTACIDECDTIMEKVNLPKGLIRYASEDEIVKKEKFKFTPRLKGYTAILVILTGVLIGMLFLRNDIEANILRLPGQLYEHKEGNIISNVYTYKLLNKTNEDIDDVHFELISHKGTIKLVRQEDFIVPAQNLAEGTLFIEINNSAIKSDKERIKIAVYSGDDLIETTTTAFLAPRSYK
- a CDS encoding FixH family protein; the encoded protein is MKINWGTGVVIAFVCFISFILFFVIRMNMDDKANHDLVTEEYYQEEIGYQKEIDAVKNANHNSKKISLQKTTEGLEISFPENLNNKEIKGTVSLYRPSNKHLDFDFPISLSDSHLLVPDKRLLEGRWDIKISWKYQNEEYLHKEKITY
- a CDS encoding sulfite exporter TauE/SafE family protein; protein product: MFISAIILGLMGSFHCVGMCGPIAFMLPVDRTNTFKKFSQIFIYHIGRLVAYGTLGLVFGLLGKGLFVFGMQQKLSIAIGIIMITIVLLPHKFISKYNVSKPVYRIIGKVKNRLGKELKKKTADTFITIGFLNGFLPCGLVYMGLFGAIAMGSPLEGALYMVLFGAGTIPLMTTAIYFSTLLKGTAKQRIQKLIPVFVVLIGALFILRGLGLGIPYVSPKPVTEVVSSTMECHN
- a CDS encoding group III truncated hemoglobin, with the translated sequence MQQKELENRADVSILVRSFYAKVRVDKILGPIFNGIITDWEGHLELLTDFWETQFFLKRKYHGNPIKAHNEVDKKMNHGVTPEHFGLWLNLWFETIDELFTGDTAFIAKNRARQMNSMLYMKMFENRPK
- a CDS encoding universal stress protein; the protein is MKNIIVPVDFSIQSENALKAAVSLAKKHNSKIFALHMLELNQAYITGAEGAHPEQTVFLLKLAEKRFSDFLNKPYLKDVEVKPIIKHFKVFSEVNEVAEANDADMIIMGSHGTDGIMEIFVGSNTEKVVRNSEVPVLVVKHRLDDFTPKTMVFACDLKEENINAYQRAKYIAEQFSVTLHIVYINTPGDNFLSTEDITAKIDKFSSLVGPDFIDVKIYNDYTVEMGVINYAESQGIDIIGIPTHGRKGISHFFMGSIGEDVANHSTIPVVTFKI